The DNA segment TTATTTAGAATAGTTAAATGGTTGTAGTATAGAAGATTGGGTTGTCAAAATAGTTATTTCGTTTTAACAGAAGCTGTCATCAATAATCATGTATTAGTAACCAGTAATGATAGAAACTAGTTGCTGTTTCAGGCTATAAATTGTTCTCTCCACTGTCCCTGTGTGTTAGCCTAGTTGGAATCACTTGGTCGTTTTTAAGGCATTTGGTGtaaccaaaattattttttacagctgattttttcaatttaaaaaatcttgAGTGAAATTTAATAACTATATTAACAACAGAAAAGTCAACTAGTAACATGTCCCAGTAGCATACATCTTAAAAATATGTGACCATTAAATAAAGTACTTAAACACTTTTCTTTAgtgttgatttttttaaaggataaaatgatatgtatttaaaatattaacagTCTTACCTTGGAAGAAAATCCCATACTTAACCCTAACACCTTGTAAGCACCCAAATTATCTTAGCTGTGAAAATTGAAGGGAAGTAAAGGTGGAacttcataatttattttctttataagtATATGATTCTATGAAATTATATGATTTGTAGAacattattatatttgtttgttGCAATATCTAACTTAATAAAATCAGTTGTTCAATCCATTTGACATCACTTATTTACCAAAAAGTAGAGTGGGACAAGAATTGACATATCCATTAAAGgtttttaagtttgtttattgatataaatgaattgtatttaaaaactaaaagtttacataataaaattatttaacttaAGCATTACATAAAACGGGTCAATTCATATTAATAGATCTAAAgtgattataaattttttttatatcaacaaTAAACTATTAAATTAAATCGGTTCATTTAAGGGTGATGCAACCCTTTTACATATAACAAAAGATAAAAGTTCGTTTCCACCATAAACTCTAAAGTGATTATAGATATTAAAGTGATTATGACAGTTATTGTTTGTGAATTGAATCATCTAACCTCACtcttattcattatttttaacaCATTAGGTGAGCCATACTCTCACATGTAACCTATTTTGCATTGTATTAACTGATCTTTCTGCTACCATTAACTAAgataaattgaaaatttgaagGATAAAACGTGCACGTTTAAGTAaaaggaagaagagaaaaatagaaagCACAAAAGATAGGTTGACATGAGTGTAATAATGAGTCTTTCCAATACTCAACCACATCTTTGGTGGCTCTTCCACTACTTGTGTGGAGCTTGCACCTTCATTTGGATCCTGAGAGCTTTCGTTTATCTCTACAAACACGTGTGTGGAACCAATATATCCATCATGTCATGCATGAGAAACACGTGTAGTGAAATGAGTGAAAAAAGCCTTATGATATGAGCTCGATCATGTCCTCCAAGGTCAATAACTGGAACTAACTTTCCAGAGGCGAAAACATCATTATCAGGTCTTCTTTCTGGTGGTTGCACTTGCACATATGATGATGGCATCAAAGAATGAAAATTGCACCAGCTAGACACAACACAAGCTTCTGAGCCATGATGTTAAGACAACATGAGTGGCAGTGGCACAGATGCTGTTAGGAACTATAATAACAGAAAAATGCTAAATGATTACACAGAAATTTATAGGTAGATTGGATGGCActggaaaagaaaaaagaaaaagtagaaGAAGAGAAATAGGCCTGTAATGTAATGGAAGTTGCAGGCTCTATACAAGGCGTGACATGATCCAGTTTTGGAGGGACACGTTAAGACACTTGTGTCCATCTTCCGGAGATTTATGCAATTTTTTCCCTCAAAAACCTGCAAAATAACGGTAAAATCATCTtcattttatgtatttttgtgTAAACAATATTCAGTATGAGCTCACAAAATCCAATTTCATTGGCTTCATTTTGAGTCAGcatttaaataaactaaaaaccTTTCTTGACAATGGTAAtgatatatactataaatttctGCAGCTTGTGCAGCTTGTGTCACTTTGACTGTGGAAGATGATGTGTTAATGGTTGACATTGATACTatttaaacatgtttttatctctaataataaagttttttttccatccctaataaattttatttaatctgtttatcttaataaaaaaaatatccattTTCTTTGTCCCAAATTATTTAGATGGTGATTTGAAAAGTGAAACAAAGTGATTTAAATAAGTGACCATATATAAAATAAGGATTTATTTGAAATGAAAAAGTTAAACAAATTATTGacacatttattaagaaaaaaaaactttaatttaattataaaactacaaaaaaaatcattaaacataaattaattttttttaaaaataataataagtcactatattaactaaattaaatactattttaaagattaaaatattttttattattaataaatttctaaattaatttttatattaaaattcaattaCTTAACAAGATTTTAGCTATCAaatctaattatttattatctctaaaattgatttctatttaatgatttttcttgtagtataaTTTATCTATCCTATTATATTCAGCTTTAtttctaataatttaaatacaacattttaaaagtaattaattatactATTCATTGGTAATAATGAGtttattaaaaattagaaaataaagcAAATTCGTTATTATtgaaacacaaaaataattataaaaaactaaATCTTTTTTAATGCCATGATATAatcaaaacaaattataatttttaacttaaatattatcacaaattaaaaaaaatacgaaAATCATATAATCattaagtatttaaaatattacaattcAAATCATTCTATCttatatttaaactaattttttattaaaaatggtATTTAAGatattatgataaaaatatacTTAGAATAAAAGCAcaccaattaaagaaaaaaactcTCATGCATTTATTTATAAgctcacaaattaaaattaaaacaatccgttaaaggataaaataaataattcattgaTTGAATTAAGACGTCGTGTGTATTAAAGTGGAtagaaaatagttaaaaattaaatagtttagaaaaaaaaaatctagagaGACAccaaatgaagaaaataagagtCTGACCTAAGAAGTCAATTCTTCGTCCCTTCAAACAAGAAAGTGATATTAATTTTCCATATCTCATCTTTATCTCTGGTTGAAGCTGTCGTGAATAGCTGCATTACCCTATTGGTTATTATTTGGGTCATTCTTACGTTaaaaaaaccagaaaaacaTGAGGCCAGCCCCTAGTTTTCTCCAAAAGTCAAATATTTtatgcttcaacacagcccacTGTATGCCACACTTGCATGTCAAATCTTCTAACTAGCCCTCCAAATTCTGCATTACCAACTACTATTTATACAGATGGCACACAGAAATTCAGGCCATGCAACAAAAAATCAAGATCGAAACCACAGTTGTTCGTTGTGACAACAGCAAAAACACTTTTAAGGTTCACGAGAGGAACATTTTCATGGGGCGCTGGATGAAACCAGAGGTACTACCATGCATAATTTAATTTACAACATTTATTAATCTAATCTttatttatgtgtttttttctctttcttttatcttttttaggTTTACCCTCTATTGGCTGCAATGACCTTTGTCACCAGCATGTGTGTCTTCCAACTAACAAGAAATCTGCTCGGAAACCCTGATGTTAGGTAAAGCTTGTTCAACTCAAATTCATTGACTTTCATAAGAGCTTAATTTTCATATGAAAttagtataaagttttttacaTTGTCAACGTATTTTTTTAAGGTGGGTGTTTCTTAAAACACATCTTAAGATGAAAACAAATGGACGTACGTTACTAAACTCTATGAATATTTTGCAAACATACTCCCAATGTAAAGAATCTTTGTGGTTTGACcgttttctaattaagttaTTATTACAATGATATGATTATGGATTGAATGCAGCATTTTGGTGATTAATTTTTGGTCGGAAAATTGGTATAGGGTTAACAAAACTAGACGCAGCATGGCAGTGTTGGATAACAGAGAAGAGGGAGAGAAATATGCTGAGCATGGTCTGAGGAAGTTTCTTCGTACTCGACCACCAGAGATTATGCCAACCATTAACCACTTCTTCAGCCAGGATAAATGAAACAGAATACCAAGAAATCTTAAGTGTTCAACTTGTGGAAGAAAAACCAAGTTTATCAGTTTTTCTGTGCAAAATAAAGTGCTAAACATAAAGTCTTTTGGAATTTTGTTTGTAAACAAACCATTGTTGTTGTTTCTTATCACTAGTGATTCTTTATTATGTTATTGTCCAATGAAGAGGATTAAATGTTTTCATAAGTAATAATAGATGTATaagtattttgatttttttgaattgttttatttaGAATCATTCGTCTATGTTTAGATAGATTAACCAGCATTAAGATTAATCAATATTAGGAAAACTTGGTGAAGTTAACAATCTCCAAAATGTTAACCATATTAATTATAGAATTATAACCGTCATTAATCAATACTCATCTTATGCTCAATAACCCAATCATGACATAAGTTGACCAGATTTTATGGATTACTAGACACACATGACTGAGATGTTTGCTAAATAGAACTCAATCATAATTATTCTAATAATAATTTCATGAATTTTCATAGAGAAGTCTAAAGAAACCGTGTTTAATCAGAGACACCTTGCCACCTCTTTTAGGATTCTAacaatcattttatttttcttactttctcaaaatgtaaaaaataaaaaaggaggattgtgaagaaaaataaaagttggGCTTACATAATATATAAACCATAATAATTACCGAAATGGCATGGGGGACGAAATGAGAAAAAAGAGGTTCAAAAGGAAGACCTTTGCTTAAGCCCATTCGTATAAGCACAATAACCCAATGCTAAACtaggactgtttcttcctgcacctccataccttcttctctcacctccataagttttcaaatttccaaaactGCCCCTTTATAATAttccggattacgtaatccggaagtcatttttcaaatttgtaattatctatcggattacataattcggaagccatttttcatatgcatgattattctttggattacataatctggaagtcttatttaacttccggattatgtaatccaaaagtcttttttcaaatgagtttctgaattacataatccgaaaactaTTCTATGGTGGTGACacaagaagaacaaaaatgtattttcatgttgtgtatggaagtggcaaaaagaagatatggagatgcaggaagaaacagtcctaAACTAGAACTTGGGCCCAGCTGCCGTTAGACTTTTATTCCTCATTGTTTTGACCAAAAAATAATGTACTATAATTTGacaatttcttcttgcacctccatgTCTTTTTTTCATCTCCTTAAAAGAAATGAAATTACAATTTTACcctcttcttcattttctccAATAGACCTCACCTCCAACGTCATCACCATAGCACCTTCCACATTCAACGTCACTAGCAATCCCTACCTTCATCGtctaaggaaaaaaaattgtattatgaagtataaaaaattgtaatccAAATTCTAGAatctataatataaattttgtatttcaaattgtataattcataataaaataaattttttattgtataattaagattccaaaatatatttatattataaattgtataatttaaaatataatataatatggattttaaaattcaaaatacaatatATTTCGGATCGTAGAATTCGAATAGAATCGTGAATATATTGTATTTCAAATTGTTATTTCAGATTCtattatttaaaatacaaaaattatttgtattgcAGCGAAAGGAAGAATTTGTCATATAATTTATGTAttgaatcaaaattcaaattccaaaataacattcaatcgaatcgaattaaaaaaaaaagaattaattgcatattaatattgaaaaaaaagagagtaatgAAATGGATGGGTATGTTGATATGAAATAAAGGCCACGTGCATGAGAAGCTACTAAGAAAGAAGCGATGAAAGTACATGTGAAGATGCCAATTGAAAATATCCAGAATCCTCTTTGTGTTATGCATTATGATTCTTTGGATGCTATTCAATCATAGCACAAGATACACACACAGTTATGCTCCTCCCATGTTTTGCTGTATGAATAATGGGTTGCAACTTAAGAATGATTTAAAGCGAAAGTAATCAAAGAACAAAAAGATAATCCCAAAACAATTACTCATATCCATTTAACTCCAACACCATTTGCTGGCATTCGCTACTCATTTCGCTACCCTATGACCCGACACACAAACCTTATCAGTTTTTAAATCTACACAAACATCAATGGTCAAGCTTTTTGTGGCTTAAATCCATAACAACTTAGTTGTATTTCACCATGCAAATCTAATATTTTTCCTTGGTCTCCTTTTGGTTTAGTGTACTTTAATTAATCCTTTTCAGCTtctcctttttttattttcctttcaaTTCTTTAGCTCTCCCATAGGTGTGTGTGAGAAAGCAATTGCAGATAAACAAATAAAAGTACTTTGAAAGCATGATCCTCAAACGCATGTGAAATATCACTTTCACTGAGGGAatcatttttcta comes from the Phaseolus vulgaris cultivar G19833 chromosome 8, P. vulgaris v2.0, whole genome shotgun sequence genome and includes:
- the LOC137825805 gene encoding uncharacterized protein — encoded protein: MQQKIKIETTVVRCDNSKNTFKVHERNIFMGRWMKPEVYPLLAAMTFVTSMCVFQLTRNLLGNPDVRVNKTRRSMAVLDNREEGEKYAEHGLRKFLRTRPPEIMPTINHFFSQDK